A genomic stretch from uncultured Pseudodesulfovibrio sp. includes:
- a CDS encoding P-II family nitrogen regulator — MKEVIAVVRMNMMNKTKSALNDAGIDAFFAHEAQGRGKGFVNTAVLEGAESGYEEAAAVLGEKGKLYPKRMVTAVVPDRLVSDVVEAITRVNQTGKPGDGKIFVMPMGDAVRVRTGEVGEKAVV; from the coding sequence ATGAAGGAAGTAATCGCAGTCGTGCGCATGAACATGATGAACAAGACCAAGTCCGCCTTGAACGATGCAGGCATCGATGCCTTCTTCGCTCATGAGGCTCAGGGTCGCGGAAAAGGGTTCGTCAATACGGCCGTCCTGGAAGGTGCGGAAAGCGGATATGAAGAAGCCGCCGCCGTCCTTGGCGAAAAGGGCAAGTTGTACCCCAAGCGCATGGTAACGGCAGTGGTCCCCGACAGATTGGTTTCCGATGTGGTGGAAGCCATCACCAGGGTCAACCAGACCGGCAAGCCGGGCGATGGCAAAATATTCGTCATGCCCATGGGAGACGCCGTGCGTGTCCGTACCGGAGAAGTCGGCGAAAAGGCCGTAGTTTAA